The DNA sequence attagacaCCAACAACAACCGCAAAATCTAAAAGAACAAAACATAtaatacattttatataatgaaaaaatagttgATAAAAATTTAGTAAAGATGTTTTGATCTattgtttttcataatttctattaaaggaataaaacatatttatattggtctaaggtgtatcgtttgtatgtgatatgtatatcatgaaggataaaaagaaaaaaaaaactattaaatatttatttaagtatgatgtatagttatatttaactgaggtatattaattttatgttcattggtatttcatgaaggaaagaacaagaaaaaaaaaacttgtggaatattaaattaagttttttgtataattttttttttcactagtatattagtttttatgattgcagaatatagtttttatatgctattgtatatcgtgaaaaaaaatcatttaataattagtagtatattagtttaagtttatggtatatttatattggtctaaggtgtatcgtttgtatgtgatatgtatatcatgaaggataaaaagaaaaaaaaaactattaaatatttatttaagtatgatgtatagttatatttaactgaggtatattaattttatgttcattggtatttcatgaaggaaagaacaagaaaaaaaaacttgtggaatattaaattaagttttttgtataatttttttttcactagtgatatattaatttttgactatAGTATATCTGCTTATAATTGTGGTATAAGTTTTTGTATGCTACTGTatattgtgaaaaataattcattaatagtatattggtttaagtttgtgatatatgtatattggtttatggtatattgtttgtatatcatacgctatattaataaaaaactaattatatgcttaaataacatattagacaCCAACAACAACTGCAAAATCTAAAAGAACAAAACATAtaatacattttatataatgaaaaaatagttgATAAAAATTTAGTAAAGATGTTTTGATCTattgtttttcataatttctattaaaggaataaaacatagggaaatttgaatttctatgcttacattagggaataattttttccctaaacttAAAATAGGGAATATTGGTAAAATGGGATAACATTTTCTTAATTCCCACAATAAccctcccccccccccccatttCAAACCTGatgccctctctctctttcgcctctctttctctctttctctctttctctctcgctCGGTGTCGCACCCCAGACCACCCACCCACGGCAGACCACCCACGGCCGACCGGACTACGCACGACCACCGTCCGAACCACGCACGACCCAGCCCCTTCTCTCGGACccagcccctctctctcttcctctctctcaaactgaaaaaaaaaaaataccagaggtccgatggtcggaccaatgTGTCTCTTTGTTTTCctcaaactgaaaaaaaaatagcagaggtctgatggtcggaccacatggtccgatgggatccgaccaatcggacccatcggaccatgtggtccgaccatcagACCAATGTGTCTCTTTGTTTTCctcaaactgaaaaaaaaaaaacaaatcggacccatcggatcatgtggtccgaccatcggacctctgctattttttttttagtttgagagagaggaagagagagaggggctggGTCTGAGAGAAGGGGTTGGGTCGTGCGTGGTTCGGACGGTGGTCGTGCGTAGTTCGGTCGGCTGTGGGTGGTCTGCCGTGGGTGGGTGGTCTGGGGTGGGGCACCGagcgagagagaaagagagaaagagagaaagagaggcgaAAGAGGGAGAGGGCATCGGGTTTGAAATGGGGGAATATTGTGggaattaaaaaaatgttatcCTATTTTACCAATATTTCCTATTTTaagtttagggaaaaaattattcCCTAATGTAaccatagaaattcaaatttctctaaaatatataatactttttatataataaagggtattttaagtattaaaaagtaaaagtcAAAagaatcttcttcttcatctcttCAAATCATTCTCCCAAAAATAGTATTAAATTAAGAAGTGGGGGTGGTTGTGGTGGCAGCCATGTACGGTTATGGAGAGTGAGGAATTAGTGAGTGAATATTACAAGGTGAGTATATAAGTACACAACCTTGGACCAGTCAGTCGGCAAGACCAGCATCATCACCCGCTTCATGTATGATAAATTTGACAACACTTATCAGGTACCCCAGATCTCAATTCCTTTACTTCACATTCCTTCTTTCTAATTCCCCTTTTTTTCCTCGCTGCTTCAGATCGGTTCgattcttttaaaatttgatcTTGTTTTGTTATTCCTTGATGATTTTGTGATCTTTCTATGTCTTTTTGGTTTACTATAGAAGTTAGAAAGAAAGGTAAGGATGGCGCTATTAgatcaacaaaaaaaaaggtCGAAAATTTTATTGGGATGATTTCACAGACTTTGCATAATTTCATAAATGAAATGGATCGTGTCAATTCTTTTGTTTTGATTAAGGATAGTTCTAGTTTGGGTTGTTCttttagggaaatttgattttctatacttagaaaatcttaAAATTTTTTCCTTAAATACATACTTAATAATATTGGTAATATATGACCACATTTCCCATATCCCACAAATACCCCTCccatttgaaaaaaatcaaaaaataaatcagcCATGGATGCCTCATCCCGAACCTCTCTCTCCCATGGCTGCCTCATTCCGACCACCACGCCCGGCCACCGACGACTACCCACCACCCCGACTACGCACCACCGTCCGAACCACGCACGACCCAGCCCCTTCTCTCGAACccagcccctctctctctctctcttcctctctctcaaaccgggaaaaaaaaaaaaaaaaagaccggaggtccgatggtcggaccacatggtccgatggggtccgacccatcggaccatgtggtccgaccatcggaccattgTCTCTTTGTTTTCCTcaaaccgaaaaaaaaaaaaaaaaaaaaacaatctgcTACCTGTaacattatatatgtatatatatatttttatattttttaccaAGAAAAGAAAACGCCTCTAAACTATTCATCAATACTCTCTAATAAGATGAGCACTCGGGTGGACCTTACGGGGAGAACTTGGCCGAAGGTTATGGGGAAATGAGTGGGCAGCAGGCTGTCAAGTATTGGGCCACAGAGAGACaatggtccgatggtccgattttttttttttttttttttttttttttcggtttgAGGAAAACAAAGAGAcaatggtccgatggtcggaccacatggtccgatggggtccgacccatcggaccatgtggtccgaccatcggacctctggtcttttttttttttttcccagtttgagagagaggaagagagagagagagaggggctggGTTCGAGAGAAGGGGCTGGGTCGTGCGTGGTTCGGACGGTGGTGCGTAGTCGGGGTGGTGGGTAGTCGTCGGTGGCCGGGCGTGGTGGTCGGAATGAGGCAGCCATGGGAGAGAGAGGTTCGGGATGAGGCATCCATGgctgatttattttttgatttttttcaaatggGAGGGGTATTTGTGGGATATGGGAAATGTGGTCATATATTACCAATATTATTAAGTATGTATTTagggaaaaaattttaaaattttctaagtatagaaaatcaaatttcccttcttTTATCTACCAAAACGATCTATTGTTTTAACAAAGTTGTTGTATTCGTCAACACATTTAAATTGAAGAAATGAAGAGTAGATGCTTTGCATGATGTATCAAAATATAGATGTAGTTCTTTATatttcaaataatatttttttaatattaatttgaaatcatgtatattcaatattttagattcaaaaacaataaaacaaatatatcaaaataaCTTATTTGCCATATTATCAAAGATTGCTTGCAAAAGTTGTTTTGCTTCTGGAAAAGTGTTAGTTTGATAAATATGTCAAAAATGAGCTTTCCTTTAGTTAAGATTGAGTTATGTAATAACTTGATGAgtttgttcttttctttgtATAGCTTCGTTTGAGATctaaactttttttcttttttcaattatgtactttctaatctatatttgtatatagttTCTTTTATCATCACTTTTTGAGTTCTGGAATTTTTTCTTCCCTTCATTTGGGTATTCAAAAAAGTAATCTCATGAGAATTTAGTTCttgatttcttttttcattgtatATATGTGTTTTGCTAACAGTGTGGTAGAGATTTTGGTAGTTCTATTGTTATTTCCGTCCATATTTAGGTCTGTTCAGGATTATGGTATTGTGTGCTAAAAGGATTCATATcttcattgatatttttttctctctatAATGCTGGCGTTAAGCTTTTGTCATTGTTGTGTCCCATTACTGTACATTGGATGTGACCAACCCTGGTTTTTGTTGAGTGAGGATGTGGTGGATATTCGATTTGACCACTTAGCTGAAGACGAAATTGAAAGACGTTACTTAATTTTCGTAAGTTTGTGTATACTTAATTATTGATTGATATCAGTGTTAATTTTTCCTATAATTATGGTTTCTACATTTAtggtatttaatttaatttgtattttcttttattttgggagtaataattatatttatacgtTTACCTTTTTTTGGagtcatgattataaatatagcATTTTTTAATGGATAAATATAGCAttatttatattgattttgttctattttgcgTCATTATATATGACTTTGGCGCCTTATAAGGCTTTAGCACCTATTATATGGTtgggcccctaattatttagggtagtttgtttaaattttcttgtttttcggtattgaatgtttaagaaaattttgacacaataatattttaaaagttaataagttatgcactatacagatttattagtcggaataaaatgattattttggttaaggtatgatttaaagaatattttaaactgAAATAAGGTTTAAGAGGGTTTACTTTAAACGCTAATTCCTATTAGCTATGTtttggtttatatttttttagaaattttcagcataaaaggaaagtgttttgaattttagtattcaaattttaatattagaactAATTAAGTAAATTGAAGAATAAGAATCTTGAGGATCTTGTAATAAAGGGAGGTGGAAACACTTATGGTCTAATGAGAATATATTGGTTTAGATATATTTGGAAAGTcaaattattatgaaaatttaGTTTGTTATGGGAATGtaccaaaattattatattatttgtatttttaaagaatTTCTGGATGATTGGTATTAGTTTTTTGATGGAAGAAATGGAAGTACAAATTTGATGGATGAGCTGTGCCATTGTTTATGGCTTTGGTGCCTTTTAAGGTTTTCGCGCATGATTTATGGCTGACCCCTAATTATTTGGGTAATTGGTTAAAATTACAAGATAtcatgaattttaaaaatattataaaatttaatagctaacaattatggtatataattatgagattattgccttattagtttattatagataacacaatattaattttgggtatatcaattataaatatgagtttattatagataacataatattaattttggtatataaattataaatgtgggattttgtaataaattggagATAGGGACATTAATTGTGAATTGAGaatactttgttttattttattttttatttttgggaagatattgaaataaatggaaagtaaatgctaatgaagtattgagattattgccttattagttgTATAAGAAAATACTAATATGAatagtttttataataatttgaatggtataataattaggaggttatctatttaaataataaataaggaagcattatgtcatgataataccgaattggattaattaatattaatttaatattattaattaaatgtatgatgAAGTGGTAATAGGAAAATGGTACTTTTTGAATGTGAaaagtgcaattttaagttttaaggatattaatacaattttgatttaatttaggCTGAATAAAGATTATAGATGCTATGTTTTAcgctgtaaataaaataataaataatttgacttaTTAAGGATTTTAACATGTTTTAGTCtataaataagtaatatttttaagagataaaatgaaataattagtatataatattttgaatatttaaggaataatgggtattaaaaggaaattttttatttatgtttgattttaaaaGGGTAAAAGTAAGTAATAGAGATCCTATGAAGGTTAtgaagtagaatgctataatttagttgttactagccaaagggtaatccctttggctagttctagtattttatagggagatctagttgcttagtcttggtggttggttgattctcttcagtttgaatagttttctaattaaagttttatgctgttttttgatgtttttttcaggtggaactattttattgagttaggagcgttgtttgaagatgttatagctttattgtctaaatttccgggggcagttttgtcccactCTAAGATTTTAGCAGCCCatggttggcaaagcatgctctgcggttagacgatgagctatcctggttcgaggaggttccaacgccggtggcggacgtgggcgtcgtaaattcatgagtgattttaatcactttgtcaaaaaaaaaaaaaaaagtattaaaaagtaaaaaaaaggacatttactttattattttaaaaaaaaacattaactaTCTATAAAGTTAATAATAGGATCATTTACTTACATttcttataagttttattttatttttttcaaaagatTAGAAAGCTCGTATGAATAGAATAGAATAAATTTGTAAATGAAGTTGAATGATCCGTTTGCAAAATTGCAGAGAGAAATCGTTTAGAAAAATTTGTTCTTTTCGCTTTACAATATTTTGTTTTGTCTTCGGAAGACTGAAACCAATTCCGACCATTTCCTTTTCCCGGGAAGTTGGCGTAACTTGCAGGGAATGGTGAGAAAATTCCCATTCTGAACTAGTCTGTTCTCCCTTCTCTGATCAACTATGCATTTCCCCAAACATGAGTTTCTTTAAAGGACTCGTCGACTCTCTGAGCTCAATCTTGTCCACTAATTACAGTGAAAGTCCCCCCAATTCTCCGCCCATGGAAGGCGTAGCCGGACCTGGAATTGGCGCGTCAGTTTCGAACGAGCGCGTGGCTTACAAGCTTAAGGGTTTCTTTGATTTGGCTACGGAAGAGATCGACAAGGCAGTTAGGGCTGAAGAGTGGGGCGTAGTCGACGACGCCATCAAACACTATAGCAACGCCCAGCGGATACTTGTCGAAGCAAGTTCTACTCCTGCTCCTTCTTTTATCAGCGCCAGGTATCCCAACTTATTGTTTTTAGCAACTTTGAGTTTCGGAATTGGTAATTAAGCACTAGTTGAATGTCGAAATAAATTGATTGTATTAGTGATATTAAATTTTAGCTTCTGTAAAATTGAGTGCGTATATTCTTTCATGGCAGTGAACGAGAGAAGGTGAAATCTTATcgtcaaaaaatttcaaaatggcAGGGTCAGGTATCTGAGAGATTACAAACTTTAAGTAGGAGGGCAGGTTTGTatttcccattgatttgaatTCAATTGCAGTTGGTTTCTGATGCTGGTAAGGATTGTGGGAAAGTGCTTATAAACTCATCATTCTGTTTTTTATGCTCTTCTTATTGCAGGTGGTACATCCATTACGAAGGTATTCTTTGATCTTTTGACCTGTTTCTTCTTCTAAACTTTTGCATTGCCTGCCTTTCTCTGCGTTCCTTCCAATTAAAATCTTTTAGCTGTATTTGAGTAAACAATGGACAGAGTGGATTCAGAAAAGTAGCGTTTGCGCTCAAGTTTGTAGCTCTATTATgaattttgttgttattttgatgattAGGTTTCTATAGAACTTTATTCTATAGTCACCCCTTTCACCATAGTCTTGCAAAAATCGTGATTAAGGATACTGTTGAGCGCTGAACAAGCTGTCTTACTTAATACTAAGTAAATATAACATAAATTGTGATTATACTGATTGCAGAGCGGATTGGTTCCTGCACAAAAAACAACAGTAGCATCAAAAACAGTAAATGCTGGGAAACATGTTTTACCTAAGCCAACCGTAAATGTTGGGAAACAAGTTTTGCCTAAGTCTACTCGTTCCATTACAAGCAGCGCAGTGGTGaggaatcaaacaaaaaattctGCAAACACGAAACCTGCACAAGAGTCTGGTGGTAATTATGAAGCTAAGTTGGTAGAAATGATAAATACTTCAATAGTGGACACAAGTCCTTCTGTCAAATGGGAAGATGTTGGTAAGAAGTTTTGTTGCATTACAACTTTTCTCTTTATTTGTATCACCTTCTGCAGTTCTGCTATATTGAACTCAGGGTTCTCAGTTGAGCTTCCTCCTTTGCAGCTGGTCTTGAAAAAGCTAAGCAAGCTCTAATGGAAATGGTTATTTTACCAACTAAGAGAAGAGACTTGTTCACCGGCCTTCGAAGGCCAGCTAAAGGTAAATTTCTGGTACTTATATTCGAAGTAAGAACGGTGAGGCACCCAATATCTCATATCATGGAAAAACTGACGGGTTTAGCTTGATAGGTTTGCTTCTCTTTGGTCCACCTGGTAATGGGAAGACTATGCTAGCTAAAGCAGTTGCTTCAGAATCAGAGGCCACATTTTTTAATGTTTCTGCATCTTCCTTGACATCAAAATGGGTGCGATTCTGCTGGATGTGGCTTTCTTTCATCTTggttattttctattaaaataTTTACCGATTGTCATTCTAACTGAATTAGGTGGGGGAGGCTGAAAAACTTGTAAAGACTCTCTTCATGGTTGCTAAGTCCAGACAGCCTTCTATAATTTTCATGGATGAAGTATGCTATTCTTTTGAAATTCTATATAAGTTTAACCGTGCCCTTCATGTTTCATGTCACTGTTTCTGCTCCAGTATGCCACTCAATTAGGAGCCTCTTAAAAATGGTTTTTCAACCATTCATCTTTCTTTATGATTGCTTTAGAAACTATGCTACACaggttttctaaaattaattttttgcagatTGATAGTATCATGTCAACAAGGCTGGCTAATGAGAATGATGCAAGCAGAAGGTTGAAGTCAGAGTTTTTGATACAGTTTGACGGAGTGACTTCTAATAATAATGATCTAGTAATTGTCATTGGTAAGctattttaatataaccaagttTGTCTTGAATGACTAGGTTGAATTTCATGCATCACGATACTCAAATCATGAATCATGCTCTATTTGAGTCAATTCTTCTCTTATCAAGTGCCAACATGTAGAAACAATATCAATGATAAAAGATAGTTATACATTGAATCAGCAATGAAGGAATGTTAAATCTATGTACACAGGGTGGAGATAAAATATAATGCCAGCCTATTATCTTTTTGGATTACCCATTATATTAACCTAGAATAGTGTTCTTTCTGACTCCCCATTCTACTTGCAGGTGCTACTAACAAGCCACAAGAACTGGATGATGCAGTTCTAAGGAGATTGGTATGTATATACTCCAGTTGgctgcatcttattttctctagTATTCTTCATTCTTAGTATGTTAAGTTAGCTATTTATGCATTACGACTTATGTAAATCAATATTAAATGTTAGCAACATAATTATGCTACGTTGATAAATGGAGATAGAATTGTGTTTGAGAATCCTGCATGGTTTTCTGATGTTAACA is a window from the Cannabis sativa cultivar Pink pepper isolate KNU-18-1 chromosome 1, ASM2916894v1, whole genome shotgun sequence genome containing:
- the LOC115706663 gene encoding uncharacterized protein LOC115706663 isoform X1; this translates as MIRLQNCREKSFRKICSFRFTIFCFVFGRLKPIPTISFSREVGVTCRECESPPNSPPMEGVAGPGIGASVSNERVAYKLKGFFDLATEEIDKAVRAEEWGVVDDAIKHYSNAQRILVEASSTPAPSFISASEREKVKSYRQKISKWQGQVSERLQTLSRRAGGTSITKSGLVPAQKTTVASKTVNAGKHVLPKPTVNVGKQVLPKSTRSITSSAVVRNQTKNSANTKPAQESGGNYEAKLVEMINTSIVDTSPSVKWEDVAGLEKAKQALMEMVILPTKRRDLFTGLRRPAKGLLLFGPPGNGKTMLAKAVASESEATFFNVSASSLTSKWVGEAEKLVKTLFMVAKSRQPSIIFMDEIDSIMSTRLANENDASRRLKSEFLIQFDGVTSNNNDLVIVIGATNKPQELDDAVLRRLVKRIYVPLPDDAIRRLLLRHKLKGQAFSLPSGDLERLAKETEGYSGSDLQALCEEAALMPIRELGENILTVKANQVRPLRFDDFRKAMSVIRPSLNKNKWEELEKWNLEFGSN
- the LOC115706663 gene encoding uncharacterized protein LOC115706663 isoform X2 encodes the protein MSFFKGLVDSLSSILSTNYSESPPNSPPMEGVAGPGIGASVSNERVAYKLKGFFDLATEEIDKAVRAEEWGVVDDAIKHYSNAQRILVEASSTPAPSFISASEREKVKSYRQKISKWQGQVSERLQTLSRRAGGTSITKSGLVPAQKTTVASKTVNAGKHVLPKPTVNVGKQVLPKSTRSITSSAVVRNQTKNSANTKPAQESGGNYEAKLVEMINTSIVDTSPSVKWEDVAGLEKAKQALMEMVILPTKRRDLFTGLRRPAKGLLLFGPPGNGKTMLAKAVASESEATFFNVSASSLTSKWVGEAEKLVKTLFMVAKSRQPSIIFMDEIDSIMSTRLANENDASRRLKSEFLIQFDGVTSNNNDLVIVIGATNKPQELDDAVLRRLVKRIYVPLPDDAIRRLLLRHKLKGQAFSLPSGDLERLAKETEGYSGSDLQALCEEAALMPIRELGENILTVKANQVRPLRFDDFRKAMSVIRPSLNKNKWEELEKWNLEFGSN